A single Pyxicephalus adspersus chromosome 8, UCB_Pads_2.0, whole genome shotgun sequence DNA region contains:
- the LMCD1 gene encoding LIM and cysteine-rich domains protein 1 isoform X1, with protein sequence MELSAGVQKMSLGQQPIGRGPPCLKCKGACAGFKPHPWRKSCELCRCPREEHVLPLEVEEDHRIGQLLSDTRYLGLTARVKGSDGLRVYKRNRMIITNPITSRKDPTFLTVTYEWAPPGLNQKLAMQYMEMLPKNMQPLAGTEGAHYRRVQLLRQLPPYDYEPAHCRALAEGERPAMAAFVKQYKQNAMGVAEVVLPGTIKAEEKEPNTGKTANGTQEECNGKTDYLCELCQQLIPGDAPAVYSDRAGIKKQWHPACFTCYQCREPLVNLIHFWKNSRLWCGRHYCESERPRCTGCDEIIFSEDYLQLDGKSWHKEHFSCLVCEQKLTELPYVLDRGQLVCVACSKDTH encoded by the exons atgtccCTTGGGCAGCAGCCAATCGGAAGGGGACCTCCCTGTCTAAAGTGCAAAGGAGCATGCGCAGGATTCAAGCCGCACCCCTGGAG AAAATCCTGCGAGCTCTGCCGCTGCCCCCGCGAGGAGCATGTTCTGCCCTTAGAAGTGGAGGAAGATCACCGGATTGGGCAGCTGCTCTCCGACACCCGCTACTTGGGGCTGACAGCCCGCGTGAAGGGCAGCGATGGGCTCCGCGTCTACAAGAGGAACCGCATGATCATCACCAACCCCATTACCTCTCGCAAGGACCCAACATTTCTCACCGTCACCTATGAATGGGCTCCTCCAGGGCTGAACCAGAAACTG GCCATGCAATACATGGAGATGCTTCCCAAAAATATGCAGCCCCTGGCCGGCACGGAAGGGGCTCATTACCGCCGTGTGCAACTGTTGAGGCAGCTACCTCCATATGACTATGAACCGGCACATTGCAGAGCTTTGGCTGAGGGAGAGAGACCAGCTATGGCCGCATTTGTAAAACAGTATAAGCAAAATGCGATGGGGGTGGCAGAAGTGGTGCTGCCTGGCACCAtcaaagcagaagaaaaagaGCCCAACACAGGGAAGACGGCAAATGGAACCCAGGAGGAGTGCAATGGAAAGACAGATTAT CTCTGTGAGTTGTGCCAACAGCTGATACCTGGAGATGCCCCTGCTGTCTATTCTGACCGTGCCGGCATCAAGAAGCAATGGCACCCGGCTTGCTTCACCTGCTACCAATGCAGAGAGCCCCTGGTGAACCTGATCCATTTCTGGAAGAATAGCCGCCTTTGGTGTGGGCGGCATTACTGTGAAAGCGAGAGGCCACGCTGCACCGGCTGTGATGAG ATTATATTCTCAGAAGATTATCTGCAGCTTGATGGCAAGTCTTGGcacaaagaacatttttcctGCCTGGTCTGCGAGCAGAAACTGACCGAGCTCCCCTATGTACTGGACCGCGGCCAACTCGTGTGCGTCGCCTGCAGCAAGGACACACATTAG
- the LMCD1 gene encoding LIM and cysteine-rich domains protein 1 isoform X2 — MSLGQQPIGRGPPCLKCKGACAGFKPHPWRKSCELCRCPREEHVLPLEVEEDHRIGQLLSDTRYLGLTARVKGSDGLRVYKRNRMIITNPITSRKDPTFLTVTYEWAPPGLNQKLAMQYMEMLPKNMQPLAGTEGAHYRRVQLLRQLPPYDYEPAHCRALAEGERPAMAAFVKQYKQNAMGVAEVVLPGTIKAEEKEPNTGKTANGTQEECNGKTDYLCELCQQLIPGDAPAVYSDRAGIKKQWHPACFTCYQCREPLVNLIHFWKNSRLWCGRHYCESERPRCTGCDEIIFSEDYLQLDGKSWHKEHFSCLVCEQKLTELPYVLDRGQLVCVACSKDTH, encoded by the exons atgtccCTTGGGCAGCAGCCAATCGGAAGGGGACCTCCCTGTCTAAAGTGCAAAGGAGCATGCGCAGGATTCAAGCCGCACCCCTGGAG AAAATCCTGCGAGCTCTGCCGCTGCCCCCGCGAGGAGCATGTTCTGCCCTTAGAAGTGGAGGAAGATCACCGGATTGGGCAGCTGCTCTCCGACACCCGCTACTTGGGGCTGACAGCCCGCGTGAAGGGCAGCGATGGGCTCCGCGTCTACAAGAGGAACCGCATGATCATCACCAACCCCATTACCTCTCGCAAGGACCCAACATTTCTCACCGTCACCTATGAATGGGCTCCTCCAGGGCTGAACCAGAAACTG GCCATGCAATACATGGAGATGCTTCCCAAAAATATGCAGCCCCTGGCCGGCACGGAAGGGGCTCATTACCGCCGTGTGCAACTGTTGAGGCAGCTACCTCCATATGACTATGAACCGGCACATTGCAGAGCTTTGGCTGAGGGAGAGAGACCAGCTATGGCCGCATTTGTAAAACAGTATAAGCAAAATGCGATGGGGGTGGCAGAAGTGGTGCTGCCTGGCACCAtcaaagcagaagaaaaagaGCCCAACACAGGGAAGACGGCAAATGGAACCCAGGAGGAGTGCAATGGAAAGACAGATTAT CTCTGTGAGTTGTGCCAACAGCTGATACCTGGAGATGCCCCTGCTGTCTATTCTGACCGTGCCGGCATCAAGAAGCAATGGCACCCGGCTTGCTTCACCTGCTACCAATGCAGAGAGCCCCTGGTGAACCTGATCCATTTCTGGAAGAATAGCCGCCTTTGGTGTGGGCGGCATTACTGTGAAAGCGAGAGGCCACGCTGCACCGGCTGTGATGAG ATTATATTCTCAGAAGATTATCTGCAGCTTGATGGCAAGTCTTGGcacaaagaacatttttcctGCCTGGTCTGCGAGCAGAAACTGACCGAGCTCCCCTATGTACTGGACCGCGGCCAACTCGTGTGCGTCGCCTGCAGCAAGGACACACATTAG